One Peribacillus simplex NBRC 15720 = DSM 1321 genomic region harbors:
- a CDS encoding AraC family transcriptional regulator, with translation MKKIHNALNHDLLFPFSFVYQDTKSPQNELSDHMHDYYEIVYVYNGKGTFFIGDVFYDMQQGDVFLIPNNTIHRALPNKDDPVTSTIIFFSPTLIYKDMVDDSFSYLHLFDLTKKSKNYKISLPQKEQVKMEEQLQLILQETTSQSMGSRHACLLIVHQIILDLYRTRRNGKEYLPEGNSYSSEWIKDILIYINDHIDEALNLTILAQKALVSPAHFSRVFKETTGIGLIVYLNTKRIIKAKELLLETNHTIANIAEMCGFESMPQFYRTFKKYNEKTPATFRNENRIR, from the coding sequence ATGAAAAAAATCCATAATGCATTAAATCATGATTTACTCTTCCCATTTTCTTTTGTCTATCAAGATACGAAAAGTCCTCAGAATGAATTGTCCGATCATATGCATGACTATTATGAAATTGTTTATGTTTATAACGGTAAAGGAACGTTTTTTATCGGAGATGTGTTTTATGATATGCAGCAAGGGGATGTATTCCTGATTCCGAATAATACCATTCATAGGGCATTACCCAATAAGGACGACCCTGTTACCTCCACCATTATTTTTTTCAGTCCCACATTGATATATAAAGATATGGTTGATGATTCTTTTTCTTATTTACATTTGTTTGACCTGACAAAAAAGAGTAAGAATTACAAAATATCATTGCCGCAAAAGGAACAGGTAAAGATGGAGGAACAGCTACAACTCATCCTGCAAGAAACAACTAGCCAATCAATGGGCTCAAGGCATGCTTGTTTGCTGATCGTTCATCAAATCATACTTGATTTATACCGTACCCGGAGAAATGGCAAAGAATATTTACCCGAGGGAAATAGCTATAGTTCAGAATGGATCAAAGATATTTTAATCTATATTAATGATCATATCGATGAAGCATTGAATTTGACGATACTTGCACAAAAAGCTTTGGTTAGTCCCGCTCATTTCAGCAGGGTTTTTAAGGAAACGACTGGAATTGGGTTAATCGTGTATCTAAACACGAAAAGGATCATCAAGGCAAAGGAACTTTTACTGGAAACGAATCACACCATTGCCAATATTGCCGAAATGTGTGGTTTTGAAAGCATGCCCCAATTTTATCGTACCTTTAAGAAATACAATGAAAAGACACCAGCTACATTTCGTAATGAAAATCGGATCCGCTAG
- a CDS encoding MFS transporter encodes MFSNGRGMVIVFLFLAGVINYLDRSALSIAAPFIQDDLSLTATQMGIIFSSFSVGYAIFNFLGGMASDRWGAKITLFVAMIVWSLFSGALVLAVGFASMIVIRILFGMGEGPLSSTINKMVNNWFPANQRASVVGLTNSGTPLGGAIAGPIVGFIAISYGWRVSFIAIMVIGLIWAICWWKFVKEKPEESKEQKHTGKSYVAATSEGKVKFTFYLKQKTVLFTALAFFSYNYILFFFLTWFPSYLVDARGLSVENMSIITVIPWIFGFIGLALGGFVSDFFFKKFAQKGVLFSRKLVLVTCLFLSAVCIGFAGLVSTTVSAVTLVALSVFFLYLTGAIYWAIVNDVVDPGNVGSVGGFMHFLANTAGIIGPTLTGYIVDTSGTYTVAFLLAGGLAIVASLAVIRFVRPIVKPA; translated from the coding sequence ATGTTTTCAAATGGTAGAGGAATGGTCATCGTTTTCTTGTTCTTGGCTGGGGTAATAAATTATCTGGACCGATCTGCACTGTCTATTGCAGCTCCGTTCATCCAAGATGATTTATCTTTAACAGCAACACAGATGGGAATTATTTTTAGTAGCTTTTCAGTTGGTTATGCCATATTTAACTTCCTTGGAGGAATGGCGTCCGATAGATGGGGTGCAAAGATTACGCTTTTCGTGGCGATGATCGTTTGGTCTTTATTCAGCGGTGCACTTGTACTGGCTGTCGGTTTTGCGAGTATGATAGTCATCCGCATACTGTTTGGGATGGGCGAAGGCCCTCTTTCTTCAACCATCAATAAAATGGTGAATAACTGGTTCCCAGCGAATCAGCGGGCATCTGTCGTTGGTTTGACGAATAGCGGGACGCCGCTTGGTGGCGCGATTGCAGGTCCAATAGTTGGATTTATTGCCATCTCATATGGATGGAGAGTTTCTTTCATTGCCATAATGGTAATTGGTCTAATATGGGCGATTTGCTGGTGGAAGTTCGTTAAAGAAAAACCAGAAGAGTCAAAAGAACAGAAACATACGGGAAAATCTTATGTAGCGGCAACATCAGAAGGAAAGGTGAAATTCACCTTTTATTTAAAACAAAAAACGGTTTTATTTACAGCTCTAGCCTTTTTTTCTTACAATTATATTCTCTTCTTTTTCTTAACTTGGTTCCCAAGCTATTTGGTGGATGCACGCGGCCTAAGTGTAGAAAATATGAGTATCATTACAGTGATTCCTTGGATTTTTGGATTCATCGGACTTGCTTTGGGTGGATTCGTGTCGGATTTCTTCTTTAAAAAATTCGCTCAAAAAGGGGTTTTATTCTCACGTAAGCTCGTGCTAGTAACATGTTTGTTCTTATCGGCGGTATGTATCGGTTTTGCCGGACTTGTATCCACAACGGTCAGTGCGGTAACACTTGTCGCACTTTCCGTCTTCTTCCTATATTTGACTGGTGCCATTTACTGGGCAATCGTCAACGATGTTGTCGACCCTGGTAATGTTGGATCTGTTGGAGGTTTTATGCATTTCTTGGCAAATACCGCAGGAATCATCGGACCGACGTTAACAGGATACATTGTTGATACCTCAGGCACATACACAGTTGCATTCTTGCTTGCAGGTGGATTGGCCATCGTTGCATCGCTTGCAGTCATCCGTTTTGTACGACCGATAGTAAAGCCTGCGTAA